The window CGGCCGAGATCTGGGTGAGCACGTCGATGCAGTACGTGTCCTCCTCGACCATTCGGTGCAGGCCGCGTACCTGGCCCTCGACCCGGCGCAGTCGACCGAGGATGGCCTGCTTGTCCGAGGCGTACCAGTAGGGGCCGTGCCCGGCTGCGGCCGGAGCGGCGTCGGCGGAGGGGGCCGGAGCGGGGTCGGCGGGAGGGGTCTGCGCCGGCGGCTCTTCGGTCATGCCGAGCAGAATACCCCCCGGTCGTATCCACGCCCATCTCGGTGGATCCCGTCGCCAACGTCGATGGTCAGTCGTTGAGCAGGTCGTGCCGACAACCGTCGTACCGCGCCGCACTGCGGCGTTCGCAGCCGGGATGTCCGTCGTGTTGGCGCTCGCCGCCGCGCCCGAGCCGGCTGATGCCGAGCCACCCGGCAAGACCACCGAACAGCAGCTCGCCGCCGCTGCCGAGCAGCTCGAGATCGTCATCGAGCAGTACAACGGCCTGCACGAGGAGCTGCGCGGGTCCCGGGTTCGGGCGGCCGAGCTGGACCGCGACCTGGCCGTACTGGCGGACGCCATGACCGCTCACCGCGCGGAGGCGGCCCGGCTGGCGGCCCAGGTCTACCGGGGGCACGGGGCGCAGCCGCTCGCGGCCGTCTCGGCGCTGCTCACCGCGTCCACCGACGACCTGCTCGGTTCCCTGTTGATGTTGAACCGGCTGAGTCGGGACCAGCGTCGGATCGTCGCGCAGCTCGCGGTCACCCACGATCAGCTCTCCGTCGCCCGAGCCGAGGCGCGGGCGCTGGACGAGCAGCAGCGGGTCCAGGAACGCCAACTGGCGTTGCGCAAGCAGCACATCGAGGGCGAGATCAGCCGGCTGAGCCGACTGCGGGACGCGACCGGCGAGCGCGAGCCCGCCCCACCCCGGTCCGCGCCCCGCCCACCCGGCGACCTGGGCAGCGGTGCCGCCGCGTCGGCGGTCCGGTTCGCGTACGCCCAGCTCGGCAAGCGTTACCAGTGGGGCGGCGAGGGCCCGGACGGGTACGACTGCTCCGGCCTCACCTCGGCCGCCTGGCGCGCGGGCGGTGTGCAGTTGCCGCACAACGCCGCCCGGCAGTGGCGCGTGGTGAAGCGGATCAGCCGTGCCGAGCGCCAGCCCGGCGACCTGGTCTTCTACTACGCCGACATCCACCACGTGGGGATCTACGTCGGCGACGGCAACATCATCCACGCCCCCCGTTCCGGCAAACCGGTCCAACTAGAACGCGTCGACTACCAACCCATCCACGGCTACGGCCGCCCCACCTGACCGCGCCCCCCTCCCCCTCCTCCCCTGGCGCCTAATACAGAGAAAGAGTGGTTATCCAGCGTCGGATAGCCACTCTTTCTCTGTATTAGTGGCCGACCGGCGGGCGGGCGGGCACGGGGCGGGTGGGGTGGGTTAGGCGGCGAGGGCTAGGGACAGGGGGAGGACGGCGGGGGCGCCGGAGCGGCGGAGCAGGCGGGCGACCATGGTCATGGTCCAGCCGGAGTCGACCAGGTCGTCGATCAGCAGGACCGGACCGTCGAGGTCGGCGAGGGCGTCGGCCAGTGCCGGCGGTACGGCAAAAGCGTCGTGCAGTACGCGTACGCGTTGGGCGCTGTTGCCGCGCGGACCGTCACCGCCGGACGCGCCTTCGCGGGCCGGCACCTCCCCCAGCAGCGGTAACCGGCCGACGGTGGCGATCCGCTCGGCGAGGCTGTGCACGAGTCGGGGGCGGCGCCGGGAGCCGATCGCGACCACCGCCACCGGGCGGGCCGGCCAGGGGTCGGAGCCGCGCGACCAGTCCCGGAGCACCTCGACCATCGCCGCCGCCACGTCGTCGGGGATGGTCGCGTCGGTGGCCTCCGGCGCCACGAGATTACGCAGCCGCCCTCCCCAGCCCAGGTCGGAGAGGCGCCCGAGGGCCCGGCCGGGCAGTGCCTGCTCGCTCGGGCCGATCTTGCCGCGCAGCGGTACGCCGACCGCCTCCAGACCGGTCGGCCAGAGCTTCTTCGGCGCGATGTCCACGCCGGGGCGGCCGAGCCAGGCCTGCGCGGCGGCGAGCGCGGGCGCGGAAACGTCGGTGTTGTACTGTCCGCCCGCGCACCGGTCACACCGTCCACAGGGGACGGCCTCGGGGTCGTCCAGGCAGCGGCGGAGAAACTCCATCCGGCAGTCGGTGGTGCTCACGTACTCGCGCATCGACTGCTGCTCGGCGGTGCGTGCCTGGGCCACCCGGCGCAGCCGGGCCTCGTCGTACTGCCACGGTTGCCCGGTGGCCAGCCAGCCACCGCGTACGCGACGCACCGCGCCGTCGACGTCGAGCACCTTCAGCATCAGTTCGAGCCGGGTACGCCGAAGGTCGACGATCGGCTCCAGCGCGGGTGTGGACAGTGGACGGTCGGGGTCCAGTGCGCCGAGCACGGCGCGTACCTGCTCCTCGGGCGGGAAGGCGAGCGAGGCGAAGTAACGCCAGATCGCCTGGTCCTCGGCACCGGGCAGGAGCAGCACCTCGGCGTGCTCGACCGCGCGCCCGGCCCGGCCGACCTGCTGGTAGTAGGCGATCGGCGAGGGCGGTGCGCCAAGATGGGCGACAAATCCGAGGTCCGGCTTGTCGAACCCCATGCCCAGCGCCGACGTCGCCACCAACGCCTTGATCTTGTTGTCGAGCAGGTCCTGCTCGGCGGCCCGGCGTTCGGCGTCGTCGGACTGCCCGGTGTACGCGGCCACGGCGTACCCACGGGAACGGAGGAACTCGGCCGTCTCACCGGCCGCCGCGACGGTGAGGGTGTAGATGATCCCCGAGCCGGGCAGCTCGTCGAGGTGGTCGGCGAGCCAGCCGAGCCGGTGCGCCGGACTCGGCAGGTCGAGTACGGCCAACCGCAGCGAGGCCCGGTCCAGGGCCCCGCGCAGGACCAGCGCCCCACCGGTCTGACCGGGTGCGGTGCCGGTGTTGAGCTGTTCGGCCACGTCGTCGGTGACCCGCTGGTTGGCGGTGGCGGTGGTGGCCAGCACCGGGGTCCGGTCCGGCAACCCGGCGAGGAACGTACGCAGCCGGCGGTAGTCGGGGCGGAAGTCGTGTCCCCAGTCGGAGACGCAGTGCGCCTCGTCGACCACGAGCAGTCCGGTGGTGGCCGCGAGCCGGGGCAGCACGCTGTCCCGGAAGTCGGGGTTGTTCAGCCGCTCCGGGCTGATCAGCAGGACGTCGACCGTACCGGCGTGGATCTCTCTGGCGATCTCATCCCATTCGTCCAGGTTCGCGGAGTTGATCGTACGAGCCCGGATGCCCGCCCGAGCCGCCGCCTCCACCTGGTTGCGCATCAGCGCCAGCAGCGGCGACACGATCACGGTCGGCCCGGCGGCTCCACTCCCGCTCCCGTCCCCGGCGCGCAGCAACGCCGTGGCCACGAAGTAGACCGCCGACTTGCCCCATCCGGTGCGCTGTACGCAGAGCACCCGTCGCTGGTCGACCACCAGCGCCTCGATCGCCCGCCACTGGTCCTCGCGGAGCCGGGCGTGATCACCGGCGAGCCGGCGCAACACCGCCTCGGCCCGTTCCCGTACCGCCACCCGGTCATCTGTCACCTGGCATTTCTACCAGCGCGGACGGACGTTTCCGTCGTACCCGCCCCCGGGATCGCCGATCCAGGCAGAGATCGGCACGAACCCGGCGGACGTGTCGCCATCTTCCCGATCAGGCGGGCGCCGCGGCGGTGATCGGGGGTTGGAACAGGAGGACTTCGCGAAGCTGGTTCAGTACGCCACGGGGAAGGCGGGAACGGGCGGCGAAGTCGTCCATCGAGGTGAACCCGCCCCGCTGGGACCGCTCGTGGGCGATGTGCCGCCCCTGCTCCGGCGTGATCCCGGGCAGACTCCAGAGCACCTGGTCGATGACCGCGTTGACGTCGATCAGGCCGCCGTCGTCGAAGGAGCGCAGCAGATCGGGCCGACCGATCTGGAGGTCGACCCGAGCCGCCGGGTAGTGGTAGAAGAGGTGTCGGGCCTGCTCCCGACGCGTACGTTGGGCCGCCATGAAGGCGGCCGGGATCCCGACGGATCGAGCCGATCGCCAGTGCATCACGAGGACGAAGGCCACTCCACCGAACGAGATCACTCCCCAGTAGAACACCGCGACGACGTCGAAAACGTGCAGGTCCTCCTCGAGCGGCCCCTGTCCCCAGGTCATGAACAGCCCGGTCAGGATCAGGATGACCAAGGCGGTCACCCCCAGCCAGACGCTGCGCCGTCGACCCGCGTAGTAGGCGATGATCCCCCAGGTCATGAAACCGAGGCTGCCGATCACGACCAGTAGCCCGAACCCGGTCTCGGCCCAACCGCCGAACAGTTTGCCGGGGTGTCCCGACGGTTGCGCGCCGGTCACCGGGGCGAACTGGAACGGCAGCGGCATGGGCGGCGCCGGGGGCAACTGGGCCGCCTGCGGGACCGGAGTCGCGACCGGGGCCGGGATCACGGTCGGCGGCACAGCGGTCAGCACGGATGCGGGTGCGGCAGTCACCACGGGCACGGCTCCCGGCATCGCGACGGGCACGGCTTCCGACGACGCGACGGGCACGGCTCCCGGCATCGCGACGGGTGCGGGCACGGCCGGGGCGACCAGGACCGGCGGTACGAGCCGATCCGGCTCGCCCGCTACGCCCAGTGCCGGATCGGACCGCAGGATCCGCCGGTGCAACTCCTGCAGGCTCTCGCCGGGCTCGACGCCGTACTCCTCGCTGAGCAGTGCCCGTACCTCGCGGAACGCCGCCAGGGCCTCGGCCTGCCGGCCGGAGCGGTAGAGCGCCAGCATCAGCAGCCCGTGCAACTGCTCCCGGACCGGGAACCGGCCGACCGCCTGGATCAGGTCGGTGACCATCTCCTTGTGGCGCCCGAGATTCAGCTCGGTCTCGGCCCACGATTCCAGGGCCGCCGCCCGACCCTCGATCAGCCGGGCCCGCGCCGAGTCGAAGAACGTACCGGTGAAGCCGACGAGTGGCTCGCCCCGCCAGAGCGCGAGTGCCTGCCGGAGTTCGTCGGCCGCCTCACCCAGCCGTCCCTGCGTACGCGCGGCGGTCGCCCGCCGTACCCGGCGCTCGAAGAGTTCCGTGTCGAGGTTCTCGGCGGAGACCCGCAACTGGTAACCGGTGTCGGTGAGGGTCAACAGTTGCCCCGGACTGCGCGGCGATCGTTCCGGTTCCAGGATCCGGCGCAGCCCGGCGACGTACTTCTGCACCACGTTGGGGCCGTTCATCGGCGGGTCGTCCTGCCACACCGCGTCGACGATCTGGGTGGGCGAGACCGGACGTCCGGCATAGAGCAGGAGCATGGCGAGCACCGCCCGTTGCTTGCCCGGCCCGAGGTCCAGTTCCCGGTCCCCGTGCCACGCCCGCAGCGGTCCGAGAAGTTCGAAGCGCAGGCCCGCCCCCATGTGCACCTCGCTCCTGACCTCGGATTCCGCCGACGGCAGTACACGTCAGCCGGACGGCAGCATAACGACAGTCGTCCGGCAGTATGTGCGAGCACTCTCATGATCGACACGAACGTCCCCGCCCGGATCAGCCGGGCGGACCTTAACGGAGAGATAGACATGCGGCGACGAAACACCATGATTCACACCCTTCGGCGGGCGACCGTCACCGTCGCGGCAGTCACGGCAGCGGCTGGCCTGCTGGCCGGATGTGGGCAGGACACGGCCGGGTCGGAGGCGGCACCGGCGGCGACGACCGCAGCGCCCAACCCCAAGGAGACCCTGCTCGCCGCCGTCCCGGACGAGACCCGTCCCGGCTTCAGCTACACCATCAAGGACTGGGAGACGACCCTCACCGGCGAGGTGGCGCCGACGACCAAGGCGACGCACCTGCGGATGGAGATCAAGGAAGAGTCGCTGGGCTTCACCATGCACATGGCGTACCTGACCGTGGACAAGCAGAGCTGGACCAAGATCACCTTCACCGAAACCAAGGGCCTCACCGGGCTGCCGAAATTGCCCGCGAAGTGGATGCTGCTGGATCCGGCCAAGCTGACCGACGCGGAAGGCGTGCCGACCGAGTACACGGGCGCTGACGTGGCCGACCTGAAGCCGCTGCTGGCGAACACGACCATCACCGAGAGCGCCGCAGGAAAGTACGCCGGCACCGTCGACCTGAGCGGCGCGGCCGGTACCAACATCTTCTCGGAGGAGACCGCCGCCGGGATCGGCGAGGCGGCGAAGACCCTGCCCTTCCAGGCGACCGTCGACGCCGAGGGCCGGCTCACCAGCTTCCTGGTGAACGTGCCCACGGTGGGCAAGACCAAGGCGTACGACTACAGCGTCACCTACGCCGACTACGGCACCGCCCCGGCTGTGGCCGTACCGGCTGCCGCTGACGCGGTCGCGGCACCGGCTGCGGCGTACGAGCTGATCAACTCCTGATCCTGAGCACGTGACGAGGGGGTGGCGGCCACACGGGGGGCCGCCACCCCCTCCGCGCGCCGAACGGGGCACCGGGTGGGCCCGGGCGGCCGGTGGCGGTCATCCGGCAGGATCGCCGACGGTCCACAATCGACAGATACCTGCCGCGGACCAACGTCGCGCGACCACCGACAGGGACGGACATGCAGCAATCGCACGTCACTCACAGCAAGGCGCTACGCAACTTCGGCCTCACGGTCGGGATCACGTTGATCGTCTGCCTGCTCGGCGCCCTGTGCCAGTGCGGAGGCGAACCGGTGGCCGAGGCGCCGCCGGGCGAGAAGTCGAGGCTCTTCGCCGCACTTCCGAGCGCTACCGGACCCGGCTTCGGTTACACCATCACCAACTGGGAGCGGACCTTCGTCGGCGAGGTGGGGCCGTCCGCCGGAGCTTTCCAACAGCGGACATCGCACCGCAACCAGGAGTTGGGCGCCACCGTGGAGGTGACCTATCTCTGTTCGCGTAACCAGATCTGGGCGAAGGTCGAGTTCACCGACGCGAAGGATCCCAGGAAGCTGCCGACCTTCCCGGACGAGTGGATGCTGTTGAACTACAGCCGGATGCACGTCGACACACCGATGCCACCGAGGTACACGGAGCCGGACGTGGGCGGCGTCTGGGGGTTGCTGTCACACGCCACCTCGGTGAACGAGAGCGAGCCCGGGATCTTCACCGGGCGGGTCGACCTGGCGGGCGGGGCGGCGGAGAAGTACCTGTCCGAGGAGGCGGTCCAGAAGCTCGGCGACACGGGTGTATGGCTGCCCTTCCGGGCCACGCTCGACCAGCAGGGCCGCCTCGCCACCATGGCGGTCAGCGTCCCCAAGGTCGGCGACACCGAAGCGTACGAACACACCATCACCTACCGCAATTACGGCACCACCCCCACAATCTCCCTCCCCGACCCCACCACCCCCTCCACCCACCCCTCCCCCTCTACAACCTCCTCGCCCCCTGACCCCGAACCCTCCGGTTGATCATGAAGTTAGCGCGGTCGACGTCGGCGTGTCGCCGCACTAACTTCATGATCAACGGCCTCTAGCGGCGGGGGCGGGAGGTTAGGTGGTGGAGGGGGGTTAGGCGGGTTTTTAGGCTGGCCAGGCCGCCGGGGAAGAAGTAGACGGCGAGGATGAAGACCGTGCCCAGGACGAACAGGGGTTGGGAGAGGGGGGCGCTGAGGACGGTGGGGAGGCTGTCTACTGCCGAGGAGGAGCCGAAGTCGGTGAGGCGGTGGTCCAGGTACATGTAGAGGAAACCGCCGATGACCGGGCCCCAACGCGTACCGGGTCCACCGAGGACCACCATGACCAGCAGCGACAGGGTCAGCTCGGACGACGTGATGTGCGGTGACGCGCCACCGACGAGCAGGCAGTAGATCACGCCCCCGGCGGTGGCGAGACTGCCGGAGAGGGTGAACGCGACCAGCTTGAACCGGTACGGATCAAGCCCGAGCACCCCGATCCGCCGCTCGTCGTCGCGGAGTCCGGCGAGCACCCGACCGGTCGGCGAGGCGGCGACCCGGGCCACCACGAAAACCACCAGGGCCAGGTACGCCAGCGCCAACCAGTACAGGTTGACCGTGTTCGCCACCCCGACCAGGCTGTCCGGCAACCCGGACACGTCCAGCGGCAGACCCTCCTCGCCACCGGTCAGGCCACCGGAGTCCAGGGCGACCAGGGTCGCACCGACCTGCGCGAAGGCGAGCGTGACCATGGCGAAGGCGATCCCGGCCGTACGCAACGCGATCGCGCCGAGCAGGGCGGCCAGGATCGCGCCACCGGCGAGGGTGAGCAGGGCCGCCTGCCACAGCGGGAGCCCGCCCTTGGTCACCAGGATGTCGGTGCCGTAGACCCCGGCGGCGAAGTAGAGCGCGTGCCCGAAGGAGAGCATGCCCGTACGCCCGAACAGCAGGTCGTACCCGGCGGCGAGACCACCGAAGACCAGGCAGATGGCGAGCAGTTGCAGGGTGCCGGGCGAGTTGAGCGGCCCGTCGAAGAGCCCCGGCAGCGACACCGTCGAGTACGGCAGTATCGCGAAGACCGCCAACGCCACCAGCGGCAACCAGGGCCGGACGATCCCGAACCAGCCCCGGCGACGCTCCGGTTCATCCGGTGGGGCAGCCGCAGGCGCTGCCACCACGGGAGTCTGAAGCTCGGTCATGCCGTTACCGCCTTTCCGGCGATGCCCTGCGGGCGGAGCAGCAGCACCGCCGCGAGCAGCGCGACGACGCAGAGGTCACCGGCGCCCGAGGTGCCGTAGTAGTTGACGAACTGCTGCAACAGCCCGACGACGACCGCCGCGTACGCGGAGCCGACCACCGAGCCCATCCCGCCGATGACCACCACGATGAAGGCGAAGATGAGCAGCGAACCGCCCTGACTCGGTGACACCGAGCCGTAGTAGACGCCGCCCAGCCCGCCAGCGAGTGCCGCCACGGCCCCGCCGATGACGAAGACCAGGGTGAACGCCTTGCGTACGTCGATGCCGAGCGCGGTGACCATCTCCCGGTTCTCCACCCCGGCCCGGATGATCAGGCCGTAGCGGGTGTAGCGGAGGAAGGCCAGCAGCGCGGCGAGCACCACGACGGCGGCGACGATCAGCAGCAGGATGGAGTTCGGCACCTTGGCGCCGAGCACCACGGTCACCTGCCGGCTCCACTCCGGACGGGGAAAGTCGCGCGGGTCGGCACCCCAGGATGCCTGGAGCAACGCCACCCCGGCCAGCGACAACCCGACGGTGACCAGCACCTGTTCGATGTTGCGCGAGTAGAGCGGCCGGATCATCACCAGTTCGACCAGTGCCCCGACCAGCGCACCGGCGGCGACACCGAACGCGACCGCGAGCACGAAACCGAAGCCGCCCGGTCCGGCACCGGGCAGGTGGTTCGCCGCCCACCAGGTGCCGTACGCGCCGACGGAGAGGAACAGCCCGTGGGCGAAGTTGAGTACGTCGGCGAGGCCGAACACCAGGGAGAGCCCGGCGGCGACGAGGAAGTACAGCGCGGCCAGGCCGAGCCCGGTGAGCGTCAACAGCACGATGGTGCCCATCAGGCGTGTACCCCCGACGATCCGACTCCGAGCAGGTTCTTGGTCAGGTCCGGCTCCTCCAGCAGTTGCCGGGCGCCGCCGGTCCAGGCGACCCGTCCGGCGTCGAGCACGATCGCGTCCTGGGCGAGCCGGCGTACGACCGCGAGGTTCTGTTCGACGAGCAGGACCGGCACGGTGACCGCGACCCGTTCCAGCACCTCGGCGACCTCGGTGACGACCTTCGGGGCGAGCCCCTTGGTCGGCTCGTCGACCAGCAGCAGTTTGTTGTTGTTGAGCAGGACCCGGCCGATGGCGAGCATCTGCTGCTGGCCACCGGAGAGCGAACCGGCCCGTTGCCGTCCGCGCCGGTCCAGCTCCGGGAAAAGCTCGTAGACCTTGTCGTACGCCGGTTTCGCGCCCCGCTGTTCGGCGAGCCGCAGATTTTCGGTGACGGTGAGCCCGGCGAACACGCACCGGTCCTCGGGTACGTAACCGAGCCCGCCCCGGACCAGCTTGTGCGTCGCCTGCCCGGTGAGGCTCTGCGACCCGGTACGGATGCTGCCGCTCACCTCGCCGTTGCGCGGGGTGAGCCCGATGATGGCGCGCAGGGTGGTGGTCTTGCCGACCCCGTTGCGTCCGAGCAGCACGGTCACCCCGGTCGGCGCCACCGTGAAGGAGACGCCCTGGAGGATGTGCAGCCCGGCGATCCGTACCGAAAGGTCCTCGACGGTCAGAATCGGTTCGTTGCTCATAGCGACTCCCCCAGGTACGCCTCTTGCACGGTGGCGTTGGCCATGACGGTGTCCGGGGTGTCGATGGCGAGCAGCGCGCCGTGGTGCATGACCGCGATCCGGTCGGCGAGTTCCAGGATCACGTCCATGTGGTGCTCGACCATCAGCACCGACCGGCCGCTGTCGCCGGTCAGCGACCGGATCACCGCGACGAGTTCCGGCACGTCCTCGGCGCTGACCCCGGCCATCGGCTCGTCCAGCAGCATCACCTTCGGTTCCCCGGCGAGCAGCAGCGCGATTTCGAGTTTGCGCTTCTCACCGTGGGCGAGGGTGCCGGCGAGTGCCGTACCCCGGTGGCTGAGGCCGACCCGGTCGAGCGCCTCGTCGGCGGCGGCGGCCACGTCCTTGTCGGCCGCCGCCCGCCGCCACAGCTTCATCGACCCGCCACGATGCGCCTGTACGGCGAGCCGCACGTTCTCCCGCACGTCGAGCGAGCCGAACACCGAGGATGCCTGGAAGGTGCGGCCGAGCCCGAGGCCGGCCCGCCGGTGCGGCGGGAGCCCGCTGATGTCCTGCCCGTGCAGCAGCACCTGCCCCTCGGTGGGGCGCCGCAGCCCGGAGATCAGGTTGAACAGGGACGTCTTGCCCGCTCCGTTCGGCCCGATCACGCCGAGGAACTCTCCCGGCGCCAGGTCGAAGGAGACGTCGTCGACGATGGCGACTTCGCCGATTCGCCAACTGAGGCCTCGGGTGGCCAGCACTACTTCACTCAGCCCTTCATGGCTACCGCAGGCGGCGCCGTCTCGTCGCTGGTCAGGGCCTTCTGGAGCTCTGCCTTGATCTGGTCGCCGGTGCCGGTCAGCTTGGCCTGGAACATCGGCTGGAGCAGGGCGTGGTCGGCGGGGCGGATGGTGTTCTTGCCCTTGACCCCGTCGAAGCTCCACCCTTCGAGGGCGGTGACCATCTTGTCGACGTCGTCGCCACCCTCGGTCGCGGCCCGGACCACCATCTGGGCGGCGGTGAAGCCGTCCGGGTGGAACAGGTCGAGCGTCCCGCCGGGTACGCCGGCCTTGAGCGCCTTGGTGGCGTCGTTGTCGACGGCGCCGTCGAAGAAGTGCGACAGGAACGAGATCTTCGTGCCGGCGGCTCCGAAGGTGGCCCACGAGGCCCGGATGTCGAGCCCGGTCACCACGGTGGTGGCGGCGAGTACGCCCTGCTGGTCGAGGGTCTGCCACATCGCCGGGGCGGTGGTGCCGGCCCAGGCGACAAAGAGCAGGTCGGGCTTGGCGGCGCTGATCTGGCTGGCGAACGGGGTGAACTCGGTGGCGCTGGCCGGCGCGAGCACGCTGCTCACGGTGGCCCCTGCCCCGCCGATGACCGCCTGTACGGCCGCCTCGTTGCTCTTGCCGAACGCGCTGTCCTGGGCGAAGACGACAACCTTCTTGCCCTTGGCGTCGCCGATGAACGACTTCGCGGTGACAACATCCTGGTACGACTGCCGTCCCGAGCGGAACGTGTACTTGTTGACCCCGGTGACCCCGTCGGTGGCGGCCGGGCCGGAGATGAACAGCGTCTTGTTCTGGGCGGCGATCGGGGCGACCTGGAGCGCGACACCGGAGGCGGTCGAGCCAGCGATGATCTTCGTGCCCTTGCCGATCAGGTCCTTGGCGGCGGAGACCGCCTTGGCCGGGTCACCGGCGTCGTCGACCTCGGTCACCTCGACCGGCCGGTCACCGATCTTGTTGGTGCCCTTGGTCGCGTACGACAGGCCGGCCTTGAAACCCTCGATGTACTGCTTGCCGTAGCTGGCCAGCGCTCCCGACTGGGAGTAGACCAGGCCGACCTTGACCGGGGTGGTGTTGGAGTCGCCGCCCCCGGTGGCGGTGTCCTGCGGGCTGCCACAGGCCGCGGCGGCGAGTGCCACGG of the Micromonospora sp. NBC_01796 genome contains:
- a CDS encoding metal-sensitive transcriptional regulator, coding for MTEEPPAQTPPADPAPAPSADAAPAAAGHGPYWYASDKQAILGRLRRVEGQVRGLHRMVEEDTYCIDVLTQISAATKALQAVAVGLLEGHIAHCVMEAARDGSDPSAKVKEASDAIARLVRS
- a CDS encoding C40 family peptidase; translation: MSVVLALAAAPEPADAEPPGKTTEQQLAAAAEQLEIVIEQYNGLHEELRGSRVRAAELDRDLAVLADAMTAHRAEAARLAAQVYRGHGAQPLAAVSALLTASTDDLLGSLLMLNRLSRDQRRIVAQLAVTHDQLSVARAEARALDEQQRVQERQLALRKQHIEGEISRLSRLRDATGEREPAPPRSAPRPPGDLGSGAAASAVRFAYAQLGKRYQWGGEGPDGYDCSGLTSAAWRAGGVQLPHNAARQWRVVKRISRAERQPGDLVFYYADIHHVGIYVGDGNIIHAPRSGKPVQLERVDYQPIHGYGRPT
- a CDS encoding RecQ family ATP-dependent DNA helicase → MTDDRVAVRERAEAVLRRLAGDHARLREDQWRAIEALVVDQRRVLCVQRTGWGKSAVYFVATALLRAGDGSGSGAAGPTVIVSPLLALMRNQVEAAARAGIRARTINSANLDEWDEIAREIHAGTVDVLLISPERLNNPDFRDSVLPRLAATTGLLVVDEAHCVSDWGHDFRPDYRRLRTFLAGLPDRTPVLATTATANQRVTDDVAEQLNTGTAPGQTGGALVLRGALDRASLRLAVLDLPSPAHRLGWLADHLDELPGSGIIYTLTVAAAGETAEFLRSRGYAVAAYTGQSDDAERRAAEQDLLDNKIKALVATSALGMGFDKPDLGFVAHLGAPPSPIAYYQQVGRAGRAVEHAEVLLLPGAEDQAIWRYFASLAFPPEEQVRAVLGALDPDRPLSTPALEPIVDLRRTRLELMLKVLDVDGAVRRVRGGWLATGQPWQYDEARLRRVAQARTAEQQSMREYVSTTDCRMEFLRRCLDDPEAVPCGRCDRCAGGQYNTDVSAPALAAAQAWLGRPGVDIAPKKLWPTGLEAVGVPLRGKIGPSEQALPGRALGRLSDLGWGGRLRNLVAPEATDATIPDDVAAAMVEVLRDWSRGSDPWPARPVAVVAIGSRRRPRLVHSLAERIATVGRLPLLGEVPAREGASGGDGPRGNSAQRVRVLHDAFAVPPALADALADLDGPVLLIDDLVDSGWTMTMVARLLRRSGAPAVLPLSLALAA
- a CDS encoding BTAD domain-containing putative transcriptional regulator, translating into MGAGLRFELLGPLRAWHGDRELDLGPGKQRAVLAMLLLYAGRPVSPTQIVDAVWQDDPPMNGPNVVQKYVAGLRRILEPERSPRSPGQLLTLTDTGYQLRVSAENLDTELFERRVRRATAARTQGRLGEAADELRQALALWRGEPLVGFTGTFFDSARARLIEGRAAALESWAETELNLGRHKEMVTDLIQAVGRFPVREQLHGLLMLALYRSGRQAEALAAFREVRALLSEEYGVEPGESLQELHRRILRSDPALGVAGEPDRLVPPVLVAPAVPAPVAMPGAVPVASSEAVPVAMPGAVPVVTAAPASVLTAVPPTVIPAPVATPVPQAAQLPPAPPMPLPFQFAPVTGAQPSGHPGKLFGGWAETGFGLLVVIGSLGFMTWGIIAYYAGRRRSVWLGVTALVILILTGLFMTWGQGPLEEDLHVFDVVAVFYWGVISFGGVAFVLVMHWRSARSVGIPAAFMAAQRTRREQARHLFYHYPAARVDLQIGRPDLLRSFDDGGLIDVNAVIDQVLWSLPGITPEQGRHIAHERSQRGGFTSMDDFAARSRLPRGVLNQLREVLLFQPPITAAAPA
- a CDS encoding branched-chain amino acid ABC transporter permease, with the protein product MTELQTPVVAAPAAAPPDEPERRRGWFGIVRPWLPLVALAVFAILPYSTVSLPGLFDGPLNSPGTLQLLAICLVFGGLAAGYDLLFGRTGMLSFGHALYFAAGVYGTDILVTKGGLPLWQAALLTLAGGAILAALLGAIALRTAGIAFAMVTLAFAQVGATLVALDSGGLTGGEEGLPLDVSGLPDSLVGVANTVNLYWLALAYLALVVFVVARVAASPTGRVLAGLRDDERRIGVLGLDPYRFKLVAFTLSGSLATAGGVIYCLLVGGASPHITSSELTLSLLVMVVLGGPGTRWGPVIGGFLYMYLDHRLTDFGSSSAVDSLPTVLSAPLSQPLFVLGTVFILAVYFFPGGLASLKTRLTPLHHLTSRPRR
- a CDS encoding branched-chain amino acid ABC transporter permease, giving the protein MGTIVLLTLTGLGLAALYFLVAAGLSLVFGLADVLNFAHGLFLSVGAYGTWWAANHLPGAGPGGFGFVLAVAFGVAAGALVGALVELVMIRPLYSRNIEQVLVTVGLSLAGVALLQASWGADPRDFPRPEWSRQVTVVLGAKVPNSILLLIVAAVVVLAALLAFLRYTRYGLIIRAGVENREMVTALGIDVRKAFTLVFVIGGAVAALAGGLGGVYYGSVSPSQGGSLLIFAFIVVVIGGMGSVVGSAYAAVVVGLLQQFVNYYGTSGAGDLCVVALLAAVLLLRPQGIAGKAVTA
- a CDS encoding ABC transporter ATP-binding protein, with product MSNEPILTVEDLSVRIAGLHILQGVSFTVAPTGVTVLLGRNGVGKTTTLRAIIGLTPRNGEVSGSIRTGSQSLTGQATHKLVRGGLGYVPEDRCVFAGLTVTENLRLAEQRGAKPAYDKVYELFPELDRRGRQRAGSLSGGQQQMLAIGRVLLNNNKLLLVDEPTKGLAPKVVTEVAEVLERVAVTVPVLLVEQNLAVVRRLAQDAIVLDAGRVAWTGGARQLLEEPDLTKNLLGVGSSGVHA
- a CDS encoding ABC transporter ATP-binding protein → MLATRGLSWRIGEVAIVDDVSFDLAPGEFLGVIGPNGAGKTSLFNLISGLRRPTEGQVLLHGQDISGLPPHRRAGLGLGRTFQASSVFGSLDVRENVRLAVQAHRGGSMKLWRRAAADKDVAAAADEALDRVGLSHRGTALAGTLAHGEKRKLEIALLLAGEPKVMLLDEPMAGVSAEDVPELVAVIRSLTGDSGRSVLMVEHHMDVILELADRIAVMHHGALLAIDTPDTVMANATVQEAYLGESL
- a CDS encoding substrate-binding domain-containing protein, with translation MTVRTTRRALVAAASLMAVALAAAACGSPQDTATGGGDSNTTPVKVGLVYSQSGALASYGKQYIEGFKAGLSYATKGTNKIGDRPVEVTEVDDAGDPAKAVSAAKDLIGKGTKIIAGSTASGVALQVAPIAAQNKTLFISGPAATDGVTGVNKYTFRSGRQSYQDVVTAKSFIGDAKGKKVVVFAQDSAFGKSNEAAVQAVIGGAGATVSSVLAPASATEFTPFASQISAAKPDLLFVAWAGTTAPAMWQTLDQQGVLAATTVVTGLDIRASWATFGAAGTKISFLSHFFDGAVDNDATKALKAGVPGGTLDLFHPDGFTAAQMVVRAATEGGDDVDKMVTALEGWSFDGVKGKNTIRPADHALLQPMFQAKLTGTGDQIKAELQKALTSDETAPPAVAMKG